aatacaaaaacacatacaaacactagATTGCAAAAGCCTACTGAAGACAAGTGCTTATTGCCCCACAATGCTTTTGTTCTCAGGCAAATTTTGGTTCCTTCACATCATTCTGGGCATATTAAGTCGCATTTCTTGCATGCAGCTAAATCAACGGCAGACAGCCGAGGGACATTAGCTTGGCCTGCATCATTCAAAACACATACTCACCTCATATCATCCAAACTCAGACTATCCCTGGAATAATAGGCACAATGAATTACAGGATGCCAGGATAAACAGGACCAGACCACAAATAGTACAAATTAGCCTCAGTGCCCTTTGTGGGGATGTGGTGGGCGTCAACAGGTCTGTTACTGGGGCCAAAAATAATACACCACCCTAATGTAGTGTTGATGTGAACTTGATATAGACTTGGAGGCATTCTGTGTGTTACATGAACAACATAATGAAACTAGTCTTAACACTTCTGTTTGGAAGAATATTAAAGCTCTCCAATTAAGTCTCTATTTAGATGTAAAGGGAACATTTGTGGACTACATTATatgacaacaaaaaaaaatataaaactaactacactaaacacttcagcTTAGAGTAGCATTAGACATCTTTCCAATGTAGTCATTGCCATCAGGAGCACAAACCTGTTCATTCTGGAGTCCATTTTTGGAGACTCCACCCCCCTCAGAAGGTGTCTGAAAtactgcagagagaaagagagctataAATGTGGGAAAATATTATCCATTTGTCAACTTGCTTTTGTATACCGAAACTTGCTTTTGTATATCGTTTGACTCTGTCATTGTATGTTTGCCCTATGTGCAATTTAGAACACAGACGATAGTACAGTGTAAGTGCTGTACTTGGGCTCACCTCATCGCTGTGGCAGAACATGGGGGTAAAGACGCTCTCCAGCAGGGACAGCACATGCTCATAGGCCTCAAACAGGCAGTGCATGGTCTGCAGCTTCACCACTCCCTCGTACGGCCCCTGTGCAACTAGCGCCAATTAAGACAGAGtgcattaaaataaataaaaaattaaaaagcaaGTCATATATATTTTCAAGGTTTGTGGACTTTGAGAAAATAGCACATATCTGATTGAAAAAGGCGGCGCACGTCACACTATGTTGAACGATGATTGTGTACTGAGAATCTAGCAGCGCTTACTGTTTCGTATTTCCTCGATGATGACGGGGTCAAAGCTGATCTTGTCGATGCTTTCTTCCAGGCAGTAGGTCTCATAGAGGTGCTGCACCTCTCCATGCAGGCGCTGCAGCTCAGAGTCACTCAGCTCCGGACACAGGATCTTATCATTGAACTCTTCTGGAATGACATGAAGGAAAAGTAGATGAATACTGTTAAAGTGTTACTTGATTGATTCATGTTTTATAAAACTTCCAAATTcacagtagcggtgcgtgggtaaaatcactggggaagccaagccaggggGGAAAAGCCATATTACGACCTGTGTTGTGATACTTGCGTTGTTtgttctataacctgttagttcatatgccttgcgacccTGATATATAGGCttaaaggccgagacaataaggcacagaggcagaataaattcaaccacacctttgtttcaacacaaaaccagagagcaacatctgtccggtgaagtccacaaaacatattgcatgtaacaaacagttacatgacctacagcatggttaagtaagttaatgtttccgacattttcagaacactaaacaactattgatttagagcACCGTAGGGTTAacacaagtcgcaaagaaaacagggagctgcctccactattccagcaccatttcaacatcatcaaatcacctatgcttagtctaataaaGTGCCAACTAAAAGAtttcaaaaacaatttagtctaaTCAACATAAGCTAgatatgtggctgtccatggtactgatgtgtgtgtgcgcgtgtgtaagtaagtaaaaaaaaaacatgttgactcacggCATCCCCTTTGTAGAAAAACGCCAAtgtcatcctcctctcatgttgccAAAACGGTCTATGATTGTCAAACAGTACACACTAAGTTTTTGTTGTCaaaggctacctggctaaaatgcttgctggCTAGTCTGACTTCATGGGCAACGATTAGCCAGCTaattaacattagcctactacatattgaacttcaatcCTCTCAGGCACAATGTTTGaatttatggttagatcagaatcaCCGTTATAATCACTGGCCAGTACAGAGAAGTAAGTAAAGCCACAAGTCGAAATTCCTACCTccgtccatggctaatttaggaaagggacaatttcagctagctagctagccaccggaggacaacacaacgagatgcaacaattcaagtttttttcTGCCAATTAAGTTTGGcttgatgtgattggtgtgaagccaaatccaaactggcttcccttgatagGTCTattcacagctgagctcactcagtttagctcaaagcTGATTGCCTATTATTGTATAATTGTTTATCAAGGGAGAACAAATGCTAGCTGGCAttccttgcattcaatgctacgggcggcaacagagctgtggcggtcacgaaattCAGTCAGcctgtgattgtcaagcaaataactgtcgggctcacagtaattgaccgtaTATTAAcatacacatttagcatctcctggcttccacacatagccttataaagtctaataaatccatgtaatataggtCTAAAGAAGCATTATATGAAGAACatctagtctatttcagaagaacagaatagcatactcttgaGTTGttcttatgttaggtcctgaactggctatgccaaatggctgtgggctacactagttcatttagtaaACAAGACTTGCTTATAATtaattccatggcattattttatagtatgaagaatacaattgaacaaagctaaacaaaatataaatatttttcccAAATGATTTGAGGGCGTGCgcacatgcagctattctgtgttgagcgctTAATATAAAtgaggtactcctatatgcttcatttagagttattaatgtaactttagttgttctacaaatgttgggctatatgtttagatttttaatacattgtaaggctgcatgatgcaactaatgatttgaaaaaagtcgctTGAAAAGGCATGAgatctgctttgtttttttgcgcaAGCTGTACACACTTccttagtctctcattcacaattagacaagcacttgataatgcctcgaatttcacgccggcatcccctttgtgtccGTAATGCACCGTAAAAAAGatatgccttttgcggccagtggccatTGTGCCCTTGGCCCGGAGTGCTAcgttgtacccttctccctgactGCTGTACGCTCCTAAGCACCGCTCACTCACATGGGTCTCCATCACATgattgggtctttctcacaggctacaagtgaagaccgaAACATCTGCGCACGTCCTTATCCAATTTCGAGGTGCATATtgaaagaactgtccacatttacttttcgtcagccaacaagacgagtaggcctaacgaacagtaaaagcactagcctatgtcaatctactatcccccatagtacaaaagtcgacATTcaattctgtgcgagaaataaatattccaaacatagtctgggacagttgtgggatgcaatagatcacaaattaatacaaccactagcaatgtggctgacgcaacagatcagaacatttagaaaTATccggctatttcttcacattataagcgcagcaatgcgcacatgacagtaggctataagcgcttatgttccattagcgggaaaacaccattatcaaaagtgacgcAAATGTGATTatgtatgtaatgcttttattataaaggtgcatttttatggtgaaaatgatcttccccaaacttgaaactaacGCGCTACTTATGTATGCTCTAAaccccttgtaaagcagattaatgtgcttcatttttaGAAGTTATTTgcccactttagttgtgatacaaacctaatcaaacatataggcctatgggctaggctacaggatgtgtgcgactatgattagaaAAGGTCGGAGGGGAAGGCAGTTTcatatgctgggcatcattcagaAGTGATAATATATAGGCTAATATTgccacccatcagactattcttgacttaatcttgtctttacatgtactaaataatatatgtgtaaaatgtgttttgatttagaatggcccaatatcatgcacctgtctcgaaacagagGCAGCggtaaaaaatacatgtcatctatgcacttaagtAGCGAATGGAGGCCGCTTTTCCCATGGTTCATTTTAaaatgccagccaggtaggctatactcctgttgtaaagataaacaatgtgcttaatattaggaaagttgagaaataaatatagtaggcctagcctatagaaagatgGGATGCTCCTCTTTTTAAAATAGAGGACATCACTGTTTTCTCGTGCAATTGCATAGCCTgtagaaatgttgtgcaacaggagctcatgggctctcatgaaatgtttgattagattttcaaacacatttgcgttgatgtcagagtgattagagggacaatagagtgctgagtaccaggcagttagcaagtttgataggctactaatgaccatcagcatcaTTCgaacttggagaagcctaattaccgtgactaaacggtcacgtggaatttgactgccttttGACTCGTGACCGCCGATGTGGCGGAAATACAGTCATCGCAACAGCCCCAGCGACAACAATAtcactctttttgaccagacatcATCAGATAaatgggctacacatacagaggGGCACATTTTGAATCTCATTCAAACCCATGATTATGTATACACATTTTAAATGGTTATAGTTCAAAAAGTATATAGAGTATCAACAGGTTTTTGACAAGCAATCTAAGTAGGGTCAGTCTGAACATATCAATGTTGGTTTGGAGATTATAGCTTAAACAGTAAAAGGGTTGATAGGTCTAgattattatacactgctcaaaaaaataaagggaacacttaaacaacacaatgtaactccaagtcaatcacacttctgtgaaatcaaactgtccacttaggaagcaacactgattgacaataaatttcacatgctgttgtgcaaatggaatagacaaaaggtggaaattataggcaattagtaagacacccccaaaaaaggaatggctctgcaggtggtgaccacacaccacttctcagttcctatgcttcctggctgatgttttggtcacttttgaatgctggcggtgctttcactctagtggtagcatgagacggagtctacaacccacacaagtggctcaggtagtgcagttcatccaggatggcacatcaatgcgagctgtggcaaaaaggttgttgtgtctgtcagcgtagtgtccagagcatggaggcgctaccaggagataggccagtacatcaggagacgtggaggaggccgtaggagggcaacaacccagcagcaggaccgctacctccgcctttgtgcaaggaggtgcactgccagagccctgcaaaatgacctccagcaggccacaaatgtgcatgtgtctgctcaaacggtcagaaacagactccatgagggtggcatgagggcccgacgtccacaggtgggggttgtgcttacagcccaacaccgtgcaggacgtttggcatttgccagagaacaccaagattggcaaattcgccactggcgccctgtgctcttcacagatgaaagcaggttcacactgagcacatgagcacatgtgacagacgtgacagagtctggagacgccgtggagaacgttctgctgcctgcaacgtcctccagcatgaccggtttggcggtgggtcagtcatggtgtggggtgtcatttctttgtggggccgcacagccctccatgtgctcgccagaggtagcctgactgccattaggtaccgagatgagatcctcagaccccttgtgagaccatatgctgacacatgcacatttgtggcctgctggaggtcattttgcagggctctggcagtgcacctccttgcacaaaggcggaggtagcggtcctgctgctgggttgttgccctcctacggcctcctccacgtctcctgatatactggcctgtctcctggtagcacctccatgctctggacactacgctgacagacacaagaaacctttttgccacagctcgcattgatgtgccatcctggatgaactgcactacctgagccacttgtgtgggttgtagactccgtctcatgctaccactagagtgaaagcaccgccagcattcaaaagtgaccaaaacatcagccaggaagcataggaactgagaagtggtgtgtggtcaccacctgcagagccattccttttttgggggtgtcttactaattgcttataatttccaccttttgtctattccaattgcacaacagcatgtgaaatttattgtcaatcagtgttgcttcctaagtggacagtttgatttcacagaagtgtgattgacttggagttacattgtgttgtttaagtgttccctttatttttttgagcagtgtatatatttttaaaccattTTAGTCTATGGGCCGTTTATTTGCGATTGAAATTAATTGGGAGCTCATTCAAATGTTTCAGTAGTAAAAAAAGTATAAATGCTATCAAAAATATTTTCTCAAACAATCTAAACTGGGGCAATCTGGTTTCGTGTTAATAGCTTACATCTTTTAAGCTCTAGAGTGGGCCTGAAGAAGTCGAATAAGAAATATAGTGTCTTGCCTTCAGCAAGCACACTAATAAAGAAAGAGAAGTGGGGTTGAGTGTTGTTACTGTCTAGACATCACTGGCTATGGTTATTCTGTGTCATCATGGACTTATGGTCTTCAATATACATGCCTCTCAATATGGGAGTAGCATGCAGGAAATATGGCAgtacaaatgtatttttttcatGACAAACAActcaattcaaaaaatattttaaggGGTGAGAACGTGGTAGGAGGCAAACAAAATGCCTTTTATAGCCTTGTATGAGGATCTCTGAAAGTAGTGCTGTCCTTACCCACAGTGAGGCAGAACTGAAGAACCTGCACGGCCCCCTCCTGCTTCAGGAAGTTCATAAAGCGGAAGAGCAGGTCCTGTTGCTCCCGGATCTCCTTCAGCTCCAGCTTCAGCACCTGGGAATCCACAGGCCGGAGGACACCCACAGAGTTCAGAAACTGTGCTTGTCCATGCAAAACTCTAAACCAATACTTTAACTATTGCCTTCATTTTTATTAATTTTGTCATGTCTTCTGTTTTAGTTCACTGACTACCTTTCTAATTGTGCTTGTTAGAACTAGGAGGGTacagtagtacaggtattaattgTCAGTGGAATGGATACATAACTAACAAGGGCTTTCTGTTCCAAATGCCGAAGGTACTAAGTACCGTAATTTCCgaactataagccgctactttttcccacgctttgaacctcgcggcttatacaatgacgcggctcatttatggatttttcccgctttcacaagatTCAtaccgccaaaaaactgagcaccgtcacataatgtgacgtaaatcgagcgcgctcaaacttcccatcattctgattacggtagtcattttgtcaacctcatcatggcaaagacacggagaaacgCATATTtgcagctttcaagttgaaggcgatcgatctggctgttggaaaaggaactagagctgctgcacgggagcttggccttaatgagtcgatgataagacgttggaaacagcagcgtgaggaactgactcagtgcaaaaagacaacaaaagctttcagagggaaaaaaaaacagatggcccgaactagaaaatgagcttgAAGCCTGGGTCAACACACAACGAGcagactttcttggtaggctactgtttactgctattttttttgtttttgttacaaggcgtgtttcgtttaaaagcctatttatttttgttacaagccgtgtttcgtttaaaggctgtgtaaagttcaattgtttcaatgtaccggtaggcacctgcggcttatagacatgtgcagcttatttatgtacaaaatacatatattttttttaattcagtgggtgcggcttatattcaagTGTGCTTCATAGTCCAGAAATTACGGTACTTACAGATGTCTTCTTGGTACGAGGGTCAGCGTATTTCTGCAGGAATGGAACCAGGGCAGATGGTGGATCCATGGCCAGCTCAGGCTGGGGAAACAATTTGAGGAATAAATCACAAATGCAttacagcatgatgcttccacatGAGGTTTGGTAAAATGCCCAATTTACTTACTGGAGAGTCATCAACAAATATTAGAACCATGTGGTTCACAGTATCCTGAAAAGCAACAGGAGGAATGCATCAATAAGATGGAATATGTCAACCACCGCTCAGTTAAATTGCTACCATTCCAGAAGTATATGTTCTGCTCATTTATATCCGTTCGTATTCATATCCTACATCACTAAGCACACAACATTCTACTTACAGGATCAGCCATGAAGTCCAAGGTGGGGAGGAACACAGACCCTACCATGACCTCTCGCATCAGCAGAGCTAAAGATCTGACAATCAGGAAGACATAGGATTCAGATAAAGTGCCTTATGTCAAATGTATTTAACAGTAGAGTTCTCCGTTTTTCCTTGAGGAAGTTCTGACAGAAAAAATGTTCACTCAGTATATTTAGTGGTTAAGATCAATAATAAATAGTTAAATGTCTATCATTTTGATAACAAGATAGTGATAAGAATGATAAAATATATACGATTTTAAATGACAGAGGTGCATGGACTGCCTGGTTGGGTGGGCCTACCTGCAGTCAGTAGCTTTGGGTGGCATGAGATAGGCAAAGAGCATCTCCGTCACCTTCCTGAGATAAAGCAGCTCCTCTCTGCGACTGCGCAGAGCAACATGCAGGTCAGggccatactcatccagagcagCCTGCTGCAAACCTTCAGTGTTCTtcactagaacacacacacagagtattaAACCTTGCACAGCCAGTACacattttgttttctttattgACCAACATCTTGCAGTGCAAAATACTACTGTGAGAATGAAAACATGCAAATCTACAAAACAAATTGTAAACCTTTTTGTTTGGCCTTTGCAATGATTTCAACGTGCTTCATGGCAGCTTTCATCATTTTGCCAGAAATAAGTGAGGGGACATCAACCTGTGTGAAACAATTACACAGTTAGCATAGAGTCTGAAAAATAGCCACAGCACATTAACACGGTATTACCCATTAGCAATATGTGGATTCAAATGACATACAACAACTCTAATATATGCTAAGGTTTCTTGACAAAGGTTACTACTCGGAGAACAGAATGTGCGTGAAAGAGATGAATAGACAGAACTATATATCACCTTCTGAGCGCGTCGAACTAACACAGATGCAAAGAAACGAAAAGTCATTCTCAGTTCATCTACGCATGCCTCATCATCGGTGATGTCCCTATAAAGTAAAGTAATAAAAAGCATAATGAAATACGCATTTTAAAAAAAAGACAGAAAACCCAAGTCAAATCGTTCAAAACTGTGGTAGAAACTACTCACCTGTACCAGGGATATACAAAATTCTCCAGAACCAACTCGAGCAACTAAGGGCCAAATATCAATAATTATTCATTGCATTTGTGATTTTCAAAATTAAAATTATATCTTTGAAATGACCCATTACTCTACCTCTGACATAGAAGCATCCACTTTTGAGTAGACTTTCAAGTCCAACCATGGCTGATAGTTTTCTAGGAGTAATGTTGGTCTGTGAAGGACACCATATTTCAAgattttaaaattgtatttttacATTTCAAATCACAATTCAGTCATATATTTATCACACAATAATTTGCAAGCAATTAATGGCATAGTGATGTGTGAATGTGTCAGTCGGTCCTGTGCAGCACATAAGTTTACATGCAAAGTAATAATTCAATaataaactgattatggcagtaggcagatTACGCAAGTCAAGTAAACGCCTTACTCTGCTCTTCTTAAATCGGCGTACggtcaaaatcaaagtaagcATACAACAATTAAATCACCTGGTTTTCTGAGAAATCTttcaaattattaggacatgtaaaagCCTTAAAATCGGCGTTCcagcggtgtatttgatctgcgcaTGCGCTAACACCAGCTGAGCGAGCCTCCTCAAGCGTGAGTGAAGTGAGTTCGGAACAACTGAATGTATGCATCTTAGAAAGTAGTTCTCACAAACAAACTTTATATGTCCGAACTCAATGTGAAAtgcttcccaaaaataacatggtcgcgGTGGTGGACCTTTTATTTGATTGCTGATTAATATAGCGTAATAGTTTGAATATAacctttacatgctttgcaagaagaacgatttccctaataatcctgtttacatggacacatctgaaatcaggtaAATagtaatagtaaaaataaagaaaaactcttgaatgagtaggtgtgtccaacattttgactggtactgtatatatgcacATGATCACGCAGCATCCAGCCAGAGTTGTTCAACTTTGCTAGGTGGGTTTGCAGTTGTTCTGAAGTTTACACAGtgttgtgtatgtatgtgcaAGAGTTGCTCAACTTTGGAGAATAAACTGTTAAAAGAGAACAGCACTGTGTCCTTTGTCGATGTGCCGCATGAGAGCCGTTACACGCATTTATTCTCTCCAGAGTCAAAATGTACATTTGGTGTATAATTTCACGGTTAATATTATATTAGGCTATGTGAGAGgtatatagacctacagtcaatgTCCATATTTCAGTTGGTATTatatttaacccatctgaacagtacagTTCCTTTCATGTGCCATATTTGATGACCCTGTCTTGTGACTGTCCAAAACATTAGGCTATTGTTCTGACCCacccttctctttattttcaattCTCCATTTCGCAGCTTTCATTATTGAATTAAACTGTGACAAAGTCCTCTTTGCATCAGTGGATCAATGTTATGCTTTTGGGAACTTGGAGCAGAAAAGTTTTGGCAATTGAAGTGTATTTGGCGCACATACAGTTATAAGCCTAAGTGCGTATAAACCTAAGCTTTAGGGCCTAAcaccaaaaataaaaataaattaagaaaaacctcaatgtagcctTTAGAGATGAATTGTACAATAATTATACATTATGAATTTTTTAtgcattgttttctctttatAAAACCTGGCCGCGACCCGCCCTTTACTTacacaatatttaatgaccctTAACACGCAGGCGCAGGGactgcgggttatgagtcaaccctaAAATCACTGGTGTGCTGACATACCTGTGACGTTTGCACTTTACTTTCCCACACACTGCACAGCTGTGTCCCAATGGAAACAGCTCCTGTTGCTCCTGCTGCTGTAGAAATAGAGGGAGATCCTAAAGCTACAAAACTTACTTTTGGATATCCCACTGACAAATGGGAACTGACCGTTAGAAAAGTTAAGCAACTGAGTCACTTCACCACTGGAGTGACACTGCATTGCCCTCCAACTACTGGTATTAGTGTTTTTAACATTCAACTTACTTTGTTCTTGGGCTTCATGGTGAAGAGGATGTTGGGCAGAAGGGATTCTGTGCCGAGGGAGCAATAGAATGTAATCACTCCAGCCAGGAAGGACCAAAACACCATCAGAATGTGGAGATACCTGGAAGAAAAACCTGGTCAGACACATATAGCTAGATGTCTGGTTAATACCGGAACTAAAAAAAGAAACATTCTGAAATTATGAGTTTAGACAGGATGCTGAACTAACTTTTCCTGACACTCCAGAATGAGCAAGAGAACTTTAACTACAGGTACTTCAAGTGACATTATGACTGAGTCAAAACATTCGATATCCCACATGAACAAATATCCACTGTATGTCAACAAAACCTACCTATTAAGAAGTATAGTTGATGAAAACATGAAAACCAGAAGAAAGCAAAAGACAGGGTATTGACGTCCAACTTCCCTCAGGACATCAATTTGGAGTCCTTGCTTCAGATTCTCCAGATAAACTCGAATACGTTCCATTTTACAATGGGGTCTGTTGAAGTAAACATTAAAAAGCTAGATGGACACCCTAAACAAGTAACCCATAACACCAGCTAAAATGTACTCGCTAGGTCTAACGTTATATAACGTTTGATGCGTATGCTAAAGTTAACAAGGAAGGCTCGCGACTTTAGCTATTTACTAATACACAATATAATCCCATCAACTAGTACTTAAAACAGCGAACCATGTCATAACTTTGTGCAGGTTTCACATTGTTATCTAATTTCTTCAACGATAGGTCTTCCTTTAATTATGGTTAGCACTTTTGTTATTTCCCATTTCAGAAAGTATTGTGTGATTTCCTTGACAGATCGAGTTCCCTTAATCCGATGGTCGTCACTTCCGGTTCTAATCCTCACCACAGGAAGTGCCAACagaccagagagggagggataggcgAAGCTACTGGAAAATCTTTAGTACTGTAGTCTCAGCTGGTAATTGCTTGGTATTCATAATCATAAACTATTTAATTTCCTAAACGAAATAGTATGTTTGAAAGTAACACGAACTTCAGTGAAGAAATTAATTCCATTGCCGTAAATTCCATACCAAGGTGTGGTGCACAAAGCAGCATGTTGAATTGTTTGCGTTTTTCCAtaaaatctacatttaaatgtATACAACTATGTTGGACGAATAGTCATAAGTTGATCAAATACAATATAAAAATATAAGACAGGGATGAAAATCAAGACCTTTATTTTTAAAATAAGTTTCACGCGCCTCACttaacagtataaaacaatttaTTTGCAAGAATGCAAAAACAATTTTTAGCCACCAACAACTGTTTAAAACGGTAACAGCTTTTCAGAGTCAATTGTGTACAAAACCTGATTAAGTTGTTGTCTCCTTTATGCGATCcaggaaatacattttttttttttttacgctgCAGTATCCCATTTGAACTGGATAAACCAAGTCATATCCAGCTAACTCAGATACTAATTACATGCTCAACATGATGCAGATTCAAAACACTTGTCACATACTTAAAATGTGACAAAAAAGCAGCTCATAGATGTCTGATCGATATTCATGTTGTACATCATGATTAGGCAAATTTCTGTACACAAAGTAGACTGATGGCTCTCAAACTT
This portion of the Salvelinus fontinalis isolate EN_2023a chromosome 27, ASM2944872v1, whole genome shotgun sequence genome encodes:
- the LOC129824961 gene encoding sorting nexin-14-like isoform X2, whose amino-acid sequence is MERIRVYLENLKQGLQIDVLREVGRQYPVFCFLLVFMFSSTILLNRYLHILMVFWSFLAGVITFYCSLGTESLLPNILFTMKPKNKQQEQQELFPLGHSCAVCGKVKCKRHRPTLLLENYQPWLDLKVYSKVDASMSELLELVLENFVYPWYRDITDDEACVDELRMTFRFFASVLVRRAQKVDVPSLISGKMMKAAMKHVEIIAKAKQKVKNTEGLQQAALDEYGPDLHVALRSRREELLYLRKVTEMLFAYLMPPKATDCRSLALLMREVMVGSVFLPTLDFMADPDTVNHMVLIFVDDSPPELAMDPPSALVPFLQKYADPRTKKTSVLKLELKEIREQQDLLFRFMNFLKQEGAVQVLQFCLTVEEFNDKILCPELSDSELQRLHGEVQHLYETYCLEESIDKISFDPVIIEEIRNIAQGPYEGVVKLQTMHCLFEAYEHVLSLLESVFTPMFCHSDEYFRHLLRGVESPKMDSRMNRDSLSLDDMRNISKRGESFGISRIGSKIKGVFKSTTMEGTMLPYAMVNAEDEVIEEATMVVEDNTPVEACSTPGVLRNLSAWSITIPYVDEVNRERVPVFCIEVERNDRKEVGHETENWSIFRRYMEFYVLENKLTEFHGSFADAQLPSKRIIGPKNYEFLSSKREEFEEYLQKLMQHPELTNSQLLADFLSPHSMESQFMDKMLPDVNLGKIFRSVPGKIIKEKGQNLEPFIQSFFNSCESPKAKPSKPEMTMLSPTAEKNKKLFTDLYKNNANLPEGLEKKHNRNCFMEVISVEGMYDYMMFMGRVVFHMPDWLHHILSGGRILFKNTLEAYMDNYIQHKRDIILQEHHVVSLVTMLRDAVFCETSEELATGDKQRRAKKAFEEMMNYLPDFVEKCIGQEAKYEGIRLLFDGFQQPLLNKQVKLKAKQGDHFLCSQGLMVHYLFSLLFLSSAPQMTYVLMDIAVEELFPELGKGQREPSADSNQWM
- the LOC129824961 gene encoding sorting nexin-14-like isoform X5, producing MERIRVYLENLKQGLQIDVLREVGRQYPVFCFLLVFMFSSTILLNRYLHILMVFWSFLAGVITFYCSLGTESLLPNILFTMKPKNKQQEQQELFPLGHSCAVCGKVKCKRHRPTLLLENYQPWLDLKVYSKVDASMSELLELVLENFVYPWYRDITDDEACVDELRMTFRFFASVLVRRAQKVDVPSLISGKMMKAAMKHVEIIAKAKQKVKNTEGLQQAALDEYGPDLHVALRSRREELLYLRKVTEMLFAYLMPPKATDCRSLALLMREVMVGSVFLPTLDFMADPDTVNHMVLIFVDDSPPELAMDPPSALVPFLQKYADPRTKKTSVLKLELKEIREQQDLLFRFMNFLKQEGAVQVLQFCLTVEEFNDKILCPELSDSELQRLHGEVQHLYETYCLEESIDKISFDPVIIEEIRNIAQGPYEGVVKLQTMHCLFEAYEHVLSLLESVFTPMFCHSDEYFRHLLRGVESPKMDSRMNRDSLSLDDMRNISKRGESFGISRIGSKIKGVFKSTTMEGTMLPYAMVNAEDEVIEEATMVVEDNTPVEACSTPGVLRNLSAWSITIPYVDEVNRERVPVFCIEVERNDRKEVVFSVGHETENWSIFRRYMEFYVLENKLTEFHGSFADAQLPSKRIIGPKNYEFLSSKREEFEEYLQKLMQHPELTNSQLLADFLSPHSMESQFMDKMLPDVNLGKIFRSVPGKIIKEKGQNLEPFIQSFFNSCESPKAKPSKPEMTMLSPTAEKNKKLFTDLYKNNANLPEGLEKKHNRNCFMEVISVEGMYDYMMFMGRVVFHMPDWLHHILSGGRILFKNTLEAYMDNYIQHKRDIILQEHHVVSLVTMLRDAVFCETSEELATGDKQRRAKKAFEEMMNYLPDFVEKCIGQEAKYEGIRLLFDGFQQPLLNKQMTYVLMDIAVEELFPELGKGQREPSADSNQWM